A genomic region of Sebaldella sp. S0638 contains the following coding sequences:
- a CDS encoding AzlD domain-containing protein yields MRGNVYVYILVMAGVTYLIRLMPLLLFNREIKNIYIKSFLYYVPYVTLAVMIFPGILYATGNIWSASTGFLTALILAYRGNDLFRVSLCACLSVFLVELLQKFAF; encoded by the coding sequence ATGAGGGGTAATGTTTATGTATATATACTGGTAATGGCTGGTGTGACTTATTTGATACGTTTGATGCCGTTACTACTTTTTAACAGGGAAATAAAAAATATTTATATAAAGTCATTTTTGTACTATGTACCTTATGTGACTTTGGCAGTAATGATTTTTCCGGGAATATTATATGCAACCGGGAATATATGGTCTGCCTCTACAGGCTTTTTGACGGCACTTATTCTGGCATATAGAGGTAATGATCTATTCAGGGTTTCCTTGTGTGCATGCTTATCTGTTTTTCTAGTTGAATTACTTCAAAAATTTGCTTTTTAA
- the dhaL gene encoding dihydroxyacetone kinase subunit DhaL, with the protein MIFKNSTAGIIVDNLITTIQSNRDYLSEIDGKIGDGDHGINMNKGFTMCRDKLAGKSYSLSEGLKILSETLMDDIGGSMGPLYGVFFEEISLSINKEDISAESFAEILNNSIKAIKDIGNAKPGDKTLLDTLVPAYEAFENAHINGNNFYDSLDEMKKGAYEGWQSTKDMVAKIGRASRLGERSRGVLDAGATSCYLIIDSMSDSIRKILSEESDT; encoded by the coding sequence ATGATATTTAAAAACAGTACTGCCGGAATTATAGTTGATAATCTAATCACGACAATACAAAGTAACAGAGACTATTTAAGTGAAATTGACGGAAAAATAGGTGACGGTGATCATGGAATTAATATGAACAAAGGATTTACCATGTGCCGTGATAAACTTGCCGGTAAAAGCTACTCTCTTTCAGAAGGTCTGAAAATATTAAGTGAAACCCTTATGGATGACATTGGCGGTTCCATGGGACCTTTATACGGAGTTTTCTTTGAAGAAATATCACTTTCAATAAACAAAGAAGACATTTCTGCCGAATCCTTTGCAGAGATTCTCAATAATTCCATTAAAGCAATAAAAGACATTGGAAATGCAAAACCCGGAGATAAGACTCTGCTTGATACTTTAGTCCCTGCTTACGAAGCATTTGAAAATGCACATATAAACGGAAATAATTTTTATGACTCATTAGATGAAATGAAAAAAGGTGCCTATGAAGGCTGGCAGTCTACCAAAGATATGGTGGCTAAAATAGGCAGAGCTTCAAGGCTCGGAGAACGGTCAAGAGGTGTTTTGGATGCCGGAGCTACCAGTTGTTATCTAATCATTGATTCTATGTCTGATTCGATTAGAAAGATACTTTCAGAAGAATCAGACACCTAA
- a CDS encoding dihydroxyacetone kinase subunit DhaK, protein MTRIINNPDFVVEDMLKGFIKANKNLIAATDNPRVVKYINTPIEGKVGIITGGGSGHKPAFIGYIGKNMCDAVAVGEIFSSPTANAFLDAISAASAGKGVACLYGNYAGDNMNVNMAIRKAKALGIEVKTVVANDDCASAGKDEMEKRRGVAGEVLMWKVGGAKASQGASLDEVIAAAQKAINNTRSVGIGTAPCTIPAVGHPNFIIEEGTMEVGIGHHGEPGIAVESLKTADEIAKKITDIILPDLPFNSGDEVVILLSGLGATPVMEQYIVYNEVDNILKEKGISIYKAYVGNYFTSLEMMGITLTVMKLDNELKELIDTPAESVGLTQFEK, encoded by the coding sequence ATGACAAGAATAATTAATAATCCGGATTTCGTGGTGGAAGATATGTTAAAGGGATTTATTAAGGCAAATAAAAACCTTATAGCTGCCACTGATAATCCCAGAGTAGTAAAATATATAAATACACCTATAGAAGGAAAGGTAGGAATTATCACAGGCGGCGGATCAGGACATAAACCGGCATTTATCGGATATATTGGAAAAAACATGTGTGATGCTGTTGCTGTCGGCGAAATTTTTTCTTCTCCCACTGCAAATGCTTTTCTTGATGCAATATCTGCTGCCTCTGCCGGTAAAGGCGTGGCTTGTCTTTACGGAAATTATGCAGGCGACAATATGAATGTAAATATGGCAATAAGAAAAGCCAAGGCACTTGGAATAGAAGTAAAAACAGTAGTTGCAAATGACGACTGTGCCTCTGCCGGAAAAGATGAAATGGAAAAAAGAAGAGGTGTAGCTGGTGAAGTTCTTATGTGGAAAGTAGGCGGAGCAAAAGCTTCGCAGGGAGCCAGCCTTGATGAAGTAATCGCAGCTGCGCAGAAAGCAATTAATAATACCAGATCTGTAGGTATTGGCACTGCACCATGCACTATTCCCGCTGTTGGACATCCGAATTTTATCATAGAAGAAGGAACAATGGAAGTAGGAATAGGCCACCACGGCGAACCGGGAATAGCCGTAGAATCATTGAAAACCGCAGACGAAATAGCAAAAAAAATAACAGATATTATTTTGCCCGATCTGCCTTTTAACTCTGGAGATGAAGTAGTAATTCTTCTCTCAGGTCTTGGGGCTACACCTGTTATGGAACAGTATATAGTTTATAATGAAGTAGACAATATACTGAAAGAAAAAGGTATCAGTATATATAAAGCATATGTGGGTAACTACTTTACCTCGCTTGAAATGATGGGTATTACACTTACAGTTATGAAACTGGATAATGAATTAAAAGAACTAATTGATACGCCAGCAGAATCAGTGGGATTAACACAGTTTGAGAAATGA
- the rpiB gene encoding ribose 5-phosphate isomerase B — translation MNIALGCDEAGFDLKQIISAKLKELGHSTEDYGCYDKNPVLYPDIGRKVAEAISAGRHERGILICGTGIGMCITANKIPGVSAAVCHDSFSAVRSRCSNNAQIMCIGARVIGNELAKQLLEIWLSNDFSGGGSTDKIEMINEIEKIYRR, via the coding sequence ATGAATATTGCATTAGGCTGTGACGAAGCCGGCTTCGATCTGAAACAGATTATATCCGCCAAACTGAAAGAACTGGGACACAGCACGGAAGATTACGGCTGTTATGATAAAAATCCGGTTTTATATCCTGATATTGGCAGAAAAGTAGCAGAAGCGATATCTGCCGGAAGGCATGAAAGGGGTATTCTGATTTGCGGTACAGGTATAGGTATGTGTATTACTGCCAACAAAATTCCCGGTGTCAGTGCAGCTGTCTGTCATGACAGTTTCTCGGCAGTCCGTTCAAGATGTTCCAACAATGCCCAAATTATGTGTATCGGAGCAAGAGTTATAGGAAACGAACTGGCAAAGCAGCTTTTGGAAATCTGGCTTTCTAATGATTTTTCAGGCGGAGGAAGTACGGATAAGATAGAAATGATTAATGAAATAGAAAAAATTTACCGGCGTTAA
- a CDS encoding sugar phosphate isomerase/epimerase, with the protein MYFKFGVDSFIWAEKFSEKDLWIIPKAKELGFEVIDFAIADPFSFPVKAVKEKLEEVGIDCVCTTTLTAETNPISPDPEIRKKAADAMKKCVDICEELGSPILGGVNYAAWGYLTKKPRTEEEWNWAVTNMKEVCKYAKEKGSVIICVECVNRFETHFLNIAEDAVKFCKDVGYDNIKVHLDCFHMIREEKNFTEAVKTCGKEYLGYIHVNENDRGIPGTGLVPFKEFFLAVKNIGYDGPLVIESFDPSFEELSGNCAIWRKFADTGEELAVKGLENLKKIAETI; encoded by the coding sequence ATGTATTTTAAATTTGGTGTAGACAGTTTTATATGGGCAGAAAAATTTAGTGAAAAAGATTTATGGATTATTCCCAAAGCAAAGGAACTTGGATTTGAAGTCATTGATTTTGCCATAGCAGATCCGTTTTCTTTTCCAGTTAAAGCTGTAAAAGAAAAACTGGAAGAAGTTGGAATTGACTGTGTATGCACTACTACACTTACTGCTGAAACAAATCCTATCTCTCCTGATCCTGAAATACGAAAAAAAGCTGCTGATGCTATGAAAAAATGTGTTGATATATGTGAAGAATTGGGATCACCAATTCTAGGGGGAGTTAACTATGCAGCATGGGGCTATCTTACAAAAAAGCCCCGGACAGAGGAAGAATGGAACTGGGCTGTAACTAATATGAAAGAAGTCTGCAAATATGCAAAAGAAAAAGGCAGTGTCATTATCTGTGTAGAATGTGTAAACAGATTTGAAACTCACTTCCTTAATATAGCAGAAGACGCAGTAAAATTCTGTAAAGATGTCGGCTATGACAATATAAAAGTTCATTTAGACTGTTTTCATATGATAAGAGAAGAAAAAAACTTTACAGAAGCTGTAAAAACATGCGGAAAAGAATATCTGGGATATATTCACGTAAATGAAAACGACAGAGGCATTCCCGGAACAGGACTTGTTCCATTTAAAGAGTTTTTCCTTGCTGTAAAAAATATTGGGTATGACGGTCCCCTTGTTATAGAATCTTTTGACCCAAGTTTTGAAGAACTAAGCGGTAACTGTGCTATATGGAGAAAATTTGCCGATACAGGCGAGGAACTGGCCGTTAAAGGGCTTGAAAATCTGAAAAAAATAGCCGAAACTATCTAA
- a CDS encoding cupin domain-containing protein: MAKLMEIMGKFPFEPDKKKPMLIRKQDYSMALYPPNNAFTSDNTYTIVTTDTFMLGIYELGPGGSFDPLDIHPGDETYYILQGPIVQRSGNGQFAYLETGDGLYMPEEAWHKAHNFSDKTARVLYFITPKAWGENIPPAVIPTDAETKFYKGPNNANLPDMRGVIKDYARQGCTDDIGAWPVSGPEARKAPQAVYAVRDGDKLNNVHGTAHPMLMRFISSNDYGHMGEFILPAGGYGPRCSDPDTHKGDAALYCVDGPVTVNLVDMEESFQLEPEDSFFIPAGVKYQLVNFQNHPVKIVFAITDL, encoded by the coding sequence ATGGCAAAACTAATGGAAATTATGGGTAAATTCCCTTTTGAACCTGACAAGAAAAAACCTATGTTAATAAGAAAGCAGGACTATTCTATGGCTCTTTACCCGCCAAATAATGCATTTACCAGCGATAATACGTATACTATTGTTACCACTGATACTTTTATGCTTGGAATATATGAATTAGGGCCGGGAGGTTCATTTGATCCTCTGGATATTCATCCGGGTGACGAAACATATTACATTCTTCAGGGTCCTATTGTACAAAGAAGCGGAAACGGTCAGTTTGCATATCTTGAAACAGGAGACGGTCTCTACATGCCTGAAGAAGCATGGCATAAAGCCCATAATTTTTCTGATAAAACTGCGAGAGTCCTTTATTTTATTACTCCTAAAGCATGGGGAGAAAATATTCCGCCTGCTGTTATTCCTACTGATGCAGAGACTAAATTTTATAAAGGACCGAATAACGCTAATCTTCCCGATATGAGAGGAGTTATAAAAGATTACGCAAGACAAGGCTGTACTGATGATATAGGAGCATGGCCCGTGAGCGGCCCTGAAGCAAGAAAAGCTCCACAGGCAGTATATGCTGTAAGAGACGGGGATAAACTTAATAATGTTCACGGTACCGCTCATCCTATGCTTATGAGATTTATATCAAGCAATGATTACGGGCATATGGGTGAATTTATTCTTCCAGCGGGAGGATACGGCCCTCGTTGTTCAGATCCCGACACACATAAAGGGGACGCCGCATTATATTGCGTTGACGGCCCTGTAACAGTTAACCTCGTAGATATGGAAGAATCTTTCCAGCTTGAACCTGAAGACAGCTTCTTTATTCCTGCCGGAGTAAAATATCAGCTTGTAAACTTTCAGAATCACCCAGTAAAAATAGTTTTCGCCATAACTGACTTATAG
- a CDS encoding transcription antiterminator produces MKNLVKKIIRTLLDVHDYITADELARIVNVSISSIKHNIKDVREELKKHDIELLSIPRKGFCLDIDNSQRALTLQEIDNANSPDSFSFRKNYILDTLFQYNSIYTIQLFADELYVSRSIIRKDLQYITNILERHDLALIKKRNFGIIIDGNEFNIRQAMIEHNIKKYSVSDSFEPPENLDRRLDSKKYSYFKNTYENIDMSKILTAVQKLEEELNITFADDSFYQLLEYITVSLIRIKNEKFITNPIPKSSLGINEACFIAAQNLFRHIFKTDINELELESAYLAARLMVYRTCTNYIFTSNKYYKSIAKKFISGIGSVIGETTLPQKNHLIRDIAAFYEIIKFRNDYQIIIWNDIHHDIKERFASLYGMCLAQLHDIETELNVDFTQDDVAWIVLLIHNTIVETVKSKEAVLITASDKQTSRYMANKLMEKIMGLDVKEISHYKNFKMKKSLKAPLVITTVALDINNSAFISKEVNEHDIELVQKKIGEKFYDEIISSNIFEEVFHRELVLCDLYAKDKKDAISKICNLMMEKGYVSDGFVEKVLERENKTPTSIGSQIAIPHVFKDCVKKTAIAAVRLKYPVLWCGEDKVKIILLMALDINSKNKMKKLLQKLYTFIDNPEKQVHLLDVENSEEMFQVLLKQN; encoded by the coding sequence ATGAAAAATTTAGTAAAAAAGATTATCCGTACTTTACTTGATGTTCATGATTATATTACAGCCGATGAACTTGCCAGAATAGTGAATGTCTCCATCAGCAGTATTAAACACAATATTAAAGATGTCCGTGAAGAACTGAAAAAGCACGACATCGAACTGCTCAGTATCCCCAGAAAAGGTTTTTGTCTGGATATTGACAATAGTCAGAGGGCCCTTACCCTTCAGGAAATAGATAACGCTAACTCTCCTGACTCATTTTCATTCAGAAAAAATTATATTTTGGATACTCTGTTCCAGTATAATTCTATTTACACCATACAGCTTTTCGCAGATGAGTTATACGTCAGCCGCAGTATTATAAGAAAAGATCTGCAATATATTACGAATATTCTGGAAAGACATGATCTCGCACTAATAAAGAAAAGAAATTTTGGAATTATAATTGATGGTAATGAATTTAACATAAGACAGGCTATGATTGAACATAATATAAAAAAATACTCAGTTTCAGATTCTTTTGAACCGCCTGAAAATTTGGACAGACGCCTTGACAGCAAAAAATACTCTTATTTCAAAAATACTTATGAAAATATTGACATGTCAAAAATTCTCACTGCTGTGCAAAAACTTGAAGAAGAACTGAATATTACATTTGCTGACGATTCTTTTTATCAGCTTTTGGAATATATCACTGTCAGTCTTATTAGAATAAAAAATGAAAAATTCATTACTAACCCGATACCAAAAAGTTCTCTTGGTATAAATGAGGCATGCTTTATTGCGGCTCAGAATCTTTTCCGCCATATTTTCAAAACGGATATAAACGAGCTGGAGCTGGAAAGTGCTTACCTCGCTGCAAGACTCATGGTGTACCGTACATGTACAAACTACATCTTCACCTCAAATAAATACTACAAAAGCATAGCAAAAAAATTCATTTCAGGAATAGGAAGTGTAATAGGCGAAACCACTCTTCCTCAGAAAAATCATCTGATCAGGGATATCGCAGCTTTTTATGAGATCATAAAATTCCGCAATGACTATCAGATAATAATCTGGAATGACATACACCACGATATAAAAGAAAGATTTGCAAGCCTTTACGGTATGTGTCTTGCACAGCTTCATGATATCGAAACAGAACTTAATGTAGACTTTACACAGGATGACGTAGCATGGATAGTTCTTCTTATACATAACACTATTGTAGAAACTGTAAAATCAAAAGAAGCAGTTCTTATTACCGCTTCCGACAAGCAGACTTCCAGATATATGGCGAATAAATTAATGGAGAAAATTATGGGACTGGATGTAAAAGAAATTAGTCATTATAAGAATTTTAAAATGAAAAAATCACTAAAGGCTCCTCTTGTCATCACTACAGTAGCACTTGATATTAATAATTCTGCATTTATAAGCAAAGAGGTGAATGAACACGATATCGAACTTGTCCAAAAGAAAATCGGGGAAAAATTCTATGATGAAATTATTTCCAGCAACATATTTGAGGAAGTATTTCACAGAGAACTGGTCTTATGCGATTTATACGCTAAAGATAAAAAAGACGCCATTTCCAAAATATGTAATCTAATGATGGAAAAAGGCTATGTCAGTGACGGCTTTGTAGAAAAAGTGCTGGAACGTGAAAACAAAACACCTACTTCTATTGGTTCACAAATAGCCATCCCCCATGTTTTCAAAGACTGTGTGAAGAAAACAGCAATTGCCGCAGTTAGACTAAAATATCCCGTATTATGGTGCGGGGAAGATAAAGTAAAAATCATACTGCTTATGGCATTGGACATAAACTCAAAAAATAAAATGAAAAAATTACTTCAAAAACTTTATACTTTTATTGATAACCCCGAAAAACAAGTACATTTACTGGATGTAGAGAATTCCGAAGAGATGTTTCAGGTTTTACTGAAACAAAACTAA
- a CDS encoding zinc-binding dehydrogenase: MDIKKMRFGLLKAKGITEIRERNLPEMGEFDVLIKQETCNICTTDYGQFMGLREHQGYPMAGGHEGSGIIIEKGSKVKGYEIGDRVALLYDACGRCDMCKSGQEGRCADADILDKFSEDGYKGFFGFADYMVVPSRRIAKINKDLPSAEAGFLEPLATVVKGVKLVKAKPNETIAVIGAGTMGLLNALTLKAYGCKVILTESFDNKLENAKSLGFDVIDIKKEDPVEGVMRLTNGKGVDAVVVAVGNSKANNQSVGMLKEAYGRILVFAAGYPEPNFDISSNLIHYKRMEIIGTFSADYIDFMDAAELMNSGAVKVTNLLESKTFKLDDFKDALEYAAVPGKYRVTVEL; this comes from the coding sequence ATGGATATTAAAAAAATGCGCTTTGGTTTGCTGAAAGCTAAGGGAATTACTGAAATAAGAGAGAGAAACCTGCCTGAAATGGGTGAATTTGATGTGCTTATAAAGCAGGAAACATGCAATATCTGTACTACTGATTACGGACAGTTTATGGGATTAAGAGAACATCAGGGATATCCAATGGCCGGAGGACACGAGGGTTCCGGAATAATAATAGAAAAAGGCAGTAAAGTAAAAGGATATGAAATCGGCGACAGAGTAGCTCTTTTATATGATGCCTGCGGACGTTGTGATATGTGTAAGTCTGGACAGGAGGGACGTTGTGCTGATGCAGATATACTGGATAAATTTTCAGAAGACGGCTATAAAGGATTCTTTGGATTTGCTGACTATATGGTTGTTCCAAGCAGAAGAATAGCTAAAATTAACAAAGACCTTCCTTCAGCAGAAGCCGGATTTCTTGAGCCGCTTGCTACAGTGGTAAAAGGAGTAAAGCTGGTTAAGGCAAAACCAAATGAAACTATTGCAGTAATAGGCGCTGGAACTATGGGATTATTAAATGCCCTTACATTGAAGGCTTATGGATGTAAAGTCATTCTTACGGAAAGTTTTGATAATAAACTGGAAAATGCAAAATCCCTTGGCTTTGATGTAATTGACATAAAAAAAGAAGATCCTGTAGAAGGTGTGATGAGACTCACAAATGGCAAAGGCGTAGATGCAGTGGTCGTAGCTGTGGGTAATTCCAAAGCAAATAACCAGTCTGTAGGGATGTTAAAAGAAGCCTACGGGAGAATTCTTGTTTTTGCTGCCGGATATCCTGAGCCGAACTTTGATATCAGCTCTAACCTGATTCATTATAAACGTATGGAGATTATCGGAACTTTTTCAGCAGATTATATCGATTTTATGGATGCTGCCGAATTAATGAATTCAGGTGCAGTTAAGGTTACTAATCTCCTTGAGTCTAAGACTTTCAAGCTGGATGACTTTAAAGATGCGCTGGAATATGCAGCTGTTCCCGGAAAATACAGAGTTACAGTAGAACTGTAA
- a CDS encoding class II fructose-bisphosphate aldolase, translated as MLVNMREILDIAEKEGYAVPCINTPNMETLRAVVDAAEELNTPVIIDHAQVHDTVIPIEKIGPEMVKYAKHAKVPVCVHLDHGVDFNFVMKAIRLGFSSIMYDCSALPFEENVKNVKDFVRIAKELDITVEAELGVMASSDEDTHGDAESRVLTNEDIKEYFTKPEEAGRFARETGCDALAVCFGTMHGIYAEPPVLDIQRVKEIRAAMPDDCRIVMHGASGVEFDQVQQAIDAGCSKINYYSYMSKAAVKFAGEKIKETDGKIGYHELQEAVYGLMKEHAKEVLTAFRNGK; from the coding sequence ATGTTGGTAAACATGAGAGAAATTTTGGATATTGCAGAAAAAGAAGGGTATGCTGTTCCATGTATCAATACCCCTAATATGGAGACTTTACGTGCTGTGGTAGATGCCGCCGAAGAGCTGAATACACCTGTAATTATAGATCACGCACAGGTTCACGATACAGTTATTCCCATTGAAAAAATCGGTCCAGAAATGGTCAAATATGCAAAACATGCGAAAGTCCCGGTATGTGTCCATCTTGATCACGGTGTAGATTTTAACTTTGTTATGAAGGCTATCAGGCTTGGTTTTTCTTCTATTATGTACGATTGCAGCGCGCTGCCTTTTGAGGAAAATGTAAAAAATGTAAAAGATTTCGTCAGAATAGCAAAAGAACTGGATATTACCGTAGAAGCTGAACTCGGTGTAATGGCTTCTTCTGATGAAGATACACATGGTGATGCCGAATCAAGAGTGCTTACAAACGAAGATATAAAAGAATATTTTACAAAGCCTGAAGAAGCTGGGAGATTCGCAAGGGAAACAGGCTGTGATGCACTGGCTGTATGCTTTGGTACAATGCACGGTATATATGCCGAGCCGCCTGTTCTTGATATTCAAAGAGTAAAAGAAATACGTGCTGCAATGCCGGATGACTGCCGAATAGTTATGCATGGTGCATCAGGAGTAGAATTCGATCAGGTTCAGCAGGCTATTGATGCAGGCTGTTCAAAAATAAATTATTATTCATACATGTCAAAAGCTGCTGTGAAATTTGCCGGAGAGAAAATCAAGGAAACAGACGGCAAAATTGGTTATCACGAGTTACAGGAAGCAGTTTACGGTTTAATGAAAGAACATGCAAAAGAAGTCTTAACAGCATTTAGAAACGGAAAATAG
- a CDS encoding PTS sugar transporter subunit IIA — MCKSIICEENIVLRAEFDNKWDAIRACGEILVKQGYVAEEYIDDMLERERVATVHIGNHLAIPHGIANSECHIYHSGISFVQIPGGVSFGEDTAYLMIGIAGKDGTHIDILSNIALACSELETIEVLRYTDDKNLIINIFKYECLKYQTDIEFIKNRRNIKCW; from the coding sequence ATGTGTAAAAGTATAATATGTGAAGAAAATATAGTTTTACGGGCTGAATTTGACAATAAATGGGATGCAATCAGAGCCTGCGGGGAAATATTGGTAAAACAGGGTTATGTAGCCGAAGAATATATTGATGACATGCTTGAAAGAGAAAGAGTAGCCACTGTACATATCGGCAATCATCTGGCGATTCCCCACGGAATTGCCAACTCTGAATGTCATATCTATCATTCGGGAATTTCATTTGTACAGATTCCCGGCGGTGTATCTTTCGGCGAGGACACTGCCTATCTTATGATAGGTATCGCCGGAAAAGACGGAACACACATTGATATATTAAGCAACATTGCCCTTGCATGCTCTGAGCTGGAAACTATTGAAGTATTACGTTATACAGATGATAAAAATCTTATTATTAACATTTTCAAATATGAATGTTTAAAATATCAGACTGATATAGAGTTTATAAAAAACAGGAGGAATATAAAATGTTGGTAA
- a CDS encoding PTS mannitol transporter subunit IICB — MNQENQIKIKIQKFGAFLSGMVMPNIGAFIAWGLLTALFIPTGWFPNERLGSMVGPTLNYLMPVLIGYTGGWAVYGRRGGVIGAISTMGVVIGADITMLIGGMIMGPLGAWIMKQVDKLYEGKVKPGMEMLVDNFSMGIVGLIMMIFGFVAIEPVISVILSIMTAGVNFLINAKLLPLTALFVQPGQVLFLNNAINHGIMTPIAIEQAAKFGKSVIFLVEANCGCWFGITLAFMFFGKGMAKKSAPAAALIMFFGGIGEVVFPYVLSKPKTLLGAILGNMASLFILTTFNGGTVAAVSPGSFLALVAMTPKGSFIVNIASYFVGAAVAMLVASFFLMRDKTEEYETETVLNAEGIGEPAADLKITTPSGNIENIIFACDAGMGSSVMGVSVMKSMLKKAMINKNVEHVSVAEIPEKSDLIVTTKSLEGRVKDVIKKYNKDIPVFAVDNLMNNAEYEKIIEYLKTLS, encoded by the coding sequence ATGAATCAAGAAAATCAAATTAAAATCAAAATCCAAAAATTCGGAGCTTTTTTAAGCGGTATGGTCATGCCTAACATCGGGGCATTTATTGCCTGGGGGCTGTTAACGGCACTTTTTATTCCTACAGGATGGTTTCCTAATGAAAGACTGGGAAGTATGGTAGGACCTACACTGAATTATTTAATGCCGGTTTTGATTGGTTATACCGGTGGTTGGGCAGTATACGGCCGAAGAGGAGGCGTTATCGGTGCTATTTCCACAATGGGTGTTGTTATTGGTGCTGATATTACTATGTTAATCGGCGGAATGATAATGGGACCTCTCGGTGCATGGATAATGAAACAGGTCGATAAACTATATGAAGGCAAGGTCAAACCGGGAATGGAAATGCTTGTTGATAACTTTTCCATGGGTATAGTCGGTCTTATTATGATGATATTCGGCTTTGTCGCTATTGAACCTGTTATTTCTGTCATATTAAGTATAATGACTGCCGGTGTGAATTTCCTTATTAACGCTAAGCTATTGCCATTAACAGCATTATTTGTCCAGCCAGGTCAGGTATTATTCCTGAATAATGCTATTAATCACGGTATTATGACACCTATTGCAATAGAACAAGCAGCTAAATTCGGAAAATCAGTTATATTTCTTGTGGAAGCAAACTGCGGATGCTGGTTTGGTATCACTCTGGCCTTTATGTTCTTTGGAAAAGGTATGGCAAAAAAATCTGCTCCTGCGGCTGCACTTATTATGTTTTTCGGAGGTATAGGAGAAGTTGTATTCCCTTATGTATTAAGTAAACCAAAAACTTTGCTTGGCGCTATACTCGGAAATATGGCATCTCTGTTTATCCTCACTACATTTAACGGAGGAACTGTTGCTGCTGTTTCACCGGGAAGTTTTCTTGCACTTGTTGCCATGACACCGAAAGGCAGCTTCATAGTTAACATTGCCTCATATTTTGTCGGAGCGGCTGTTGCCATGCTTGTAGCTTCTTTCTTCCTTATGAGAGACAAAACAGAGGAATATGAAACAGAAACTGTCCTGAATGCAGAAGGTATCGGAGAACCCGCAGCCGATCTTAAAATAACAACTCCATCAGGAAATATTGAAAATATTATATTTGCATGTGATGCAGGTATGGGATCAAGTGTTATGGGTGTTTCCGTTATGAAAAGCATGCTGAAAAAAGCCATGATTAATAAAAATGTCGAGCATGTATCTGTAGCCGAAATTCCTGAAAAATCTGATTTGATAGTTACTACTAAATCCCTTGAAGGAAGAGTAAAAGATGTAATAAAAAAATACAATAAAGATATTCCTGTTTTTGCTGTGGATAATCTTATGAACAATGCAGAATATGAAAAAATAATAGAATATCTGAAAACACTGTCTTAA